The DNA region GTACAAACCAAAGGACATGATATAAGTCTACCAGATTCTGAATTAGAAATTTCAGCTGAGAAATTATCTGTTGATGTAAAGATGCCTGATGTAAACACACAGGGGAAATCACTCAGTGTTGATATGAAGGCTCAGGAAATCCCAATTCAAGGTCAAGGGAGTACGTTCAAATTGCCAAAATTTGGGATCAGTCTTCCTGAGGTAAAGGGTCCAAAACTAGATTTAAGTACAACCAAAACAGATGTTGATGTTCCTCTTCCAGAGGCAAATATGGAAGTGAATCTGCCTGATATTGAAGTGTCAGACgaaacagccaaaataaaagcAGATTTACCAAAAATAGATTCTAAAGGTATTGATATGAAAACTAAGCAACCAAGCTTTTCATTCCCTAAATTTGGATTTTCCAAATCTGAGAGGAAGGCTCCAGAAACTGAAGTAAGTTTTCCACAGGCTGATGTTTCAGTAGAAAAAGGAAATATAGACCTGGAAGGatcaaaaaaagaaattaaagtgACAGCAGATATTGATATTGAACAAAAGGACAAAACCAAGTTTGGCTCTCCTACAAAGTTTAAACTTCCTTCAATCACACTCCCAAAATTTGGAGCTAAAGTCCCAAAGGAGGAAGTAGACATTGCTGGTGTAGATGTACAAGCTAAAGGAATTGCCATAAGTCTACCAGAGTCAGAGTTAAAATTGTCAGCAGAGCCTGTGTTAATTGATATAAAAGGACCTGAAATACAACATGAGGAGACCTCACTCCTTGTAGATATGAAAGCCCAGGACATTCCAACTGAAAAGCAAGGGAGTACATTTAAATTGCCAAAATTTGGGATCAGCCTTCCTGAGGTTAAAGGACCAAAACTAGGTTCCAGTTCAGCAAAGACAGAGAAGGACATTTCTGTACCAGAGGGAAAGATGGAAGTGCATCTACCTGACAGTAAAGTGCCAGAAGGAGAAACTGAAGTGAAAACTGACATACCAGAAatggattccaaaaaatttgATGTGAAAATGAAAAGACCAAGCTTTTCATTCCCCAAATTTGGGTTTTCTAAAACTGAGATGAAGGCACCAGAAGCAGATTTAAGTATCCCACATGCTGATATGTCTGTAACAGAAGTAAATGTAGACCTGGAAGCGGCAAAAATGGACACAAAAGTAGCAACTGATGATTTGGAACAAAAAGATGAAACTAGGTTTGGCTCTCCAACTAAGTTTAAACTTCCCTCAATCACACTCCCAAAATTTGGAGCTAAAGCACCAAAGGAAGTTGTAGAGATATCTGCTGTGGATGTACAAGCCAAAGGACATGATATAAGTCTACCAGATGCCGAATTAGAAATGTCAGCTGAGACATTATCTGTTGATGTAAAGATGCCTGATGTAAACACACAGGGGAAATCACTCAGTGTTGATATGAAGGCTCAGGAAATCCCAATTCAAGGTCAAGGGAGTACTTTCAAATTGCCAAAATTCGGGATCAGCCTTCCTGAGGTAAAGGGTCCAAAAATAGATTTAAGTACAACCAAAACAGATGTTGATGTTCCTCTGCCAGTGGCCAAGATGGAAGTGCATCTGCCTCATATTGAAGTTTCAGACgaaacagccaaaataaaagcAGATTTACCAAAAATAGATTCTGATTGTACTGATATGAAAACTAAGCAACCAAGCTTTTCATTTCCTAAATTTGGATTTTCCAAATCTGAGATGAAGGCCCAAGAAGCTGATGTAAAATGTCCACAGGCTGATGTTTCAATAGAAAAAGGAGAAATAGACCTGGAAGTATCAAACAAAGAAGTAAAAGGAACAACAGATGATTTTGAACAAAAGGGCAAAACCAAGTTTGGCTCTCCTACAAAGTTTAAACTTCCTTCAATCACACTCCCAAAATTTGGAGCTAAAGTCCCAAAGGAGGAAGTAGACATTGCTGGTGTAGATGTACAAGCTAAAGGAATTGCCATAAGTCTACCAGAGTCAGAGTTAAAATTGTCAGCAGAGCCCGTGTTAATTGATATAAAAGGACCTGAAATACAACATGAGGAGAACTCACTCCTTGTAGATATGAAAGCCCAGGACATTCCAACTGAAAAGCAAGGGAGTATATTTAAATTGCCAAAATTTGGGATCAGCCTTCCTGAGGTTAAAGGACCAAAACTAGGTTCCAGTTCAGCAAAGACAGAGAAGGACATTTCTGTACCAGAGGGAAAGATGGAAGTGCATCTACCTGACACTAAAGTGCCAGAAGGAGAGATTGAAGTGAAAACTGACATACCAGAAATGGATTCTAAAAAACTTGATGTGAAAATGAAAAGACCAAGCTTTTCATTCCCCAAATTTGGATTTTCTAAAACTGAGATGAAGGCATCAGAAGCAGATTTAAGTCTTCCACATGCTGATGTGTCTGTAACAGAAGTAAATGTAGACCTGGAAGTGGcaaaaatagacacaaaagtaGCAACTGATGATTTGGAACAAAAAGATGAAACTAGGTTTGGCTCTCCAACTAAGTTTAAACTTCCCTCAATCACACTCCCACAATTTGGAGCTAAAGCACCAAAGGAAGTTGTAGAGATATCTGCTGTGGATGTACAAGCCAAAGGACATGATATAAGTCTACCAGATGCCGAATTAGAAATGTCAGCTGAGACATTATCTGTTGATGTAAAGATGCCTGATGTAAACACACAGGGGAAATCACTCAGTGTTGATATGAAGGCTCAGGAAATCCCAATTCAAGGTCAAGGAAGTACGTTCAAATTGCCAAAATTTGGGATCAGCCTTCCTGAGGTAAAGGGTCCAAAACTAGATTTAAGTACAACCAAAACAGATGTTGATGTTCCTCTGCCAGAGACCAAGATGGAAGTGCATCTACCTGATATTGAAGTGTCAGGCgaaacagccaaaataaaagcAGATTTACCAAAAATCGATTCTGAAGGTACTGATATCAAAACTAAGCATCCAAGCTTTTCATTCCCTAAATTTGGCTTTTCCAAGTCTGAGATGAAGGCCCAAGAAGCTGATGTAAAATTTCCACAGGCTGATGTTTCAATAGAAAAAGGAGAAATAGACCTCGAAGTATCAAACAAAGAAGTGAAAGGAACAACAGATGATTTTGAACAAAAGGGCAAAACCAAGTTTGGCTCTCCTACAAAGTTTAAACTTCCTTCAATCACACTCCCAAAATTTGGAGCTAAAGTCCCAAAGGAGGAAGTAAACATTGATGCTGTAGAATTACAAGCTAAAGGACTTGACATAACTCTAGCAGATGCAGAGTTAAAATTGTCAGCAGAGCCGGTGATAGTTGATGTAAAAGGACCTGAAATACAACATGAGGAGAAATCACTCCCTGTAGATATGAAGTCACAGGACATTCGAATTGAAAAGCAAGGGAGTACATTTAAATTGCCGAAATTTGGGATCAGCCTTCCTGAAGTTAAAGGACCAAAAATGGGTTCAAGTTCACTCAAGGCAGAGAAGAACATTTCTGTACCAGAGGGAAAGATGGAAGTGCATCTACCTGACACTAAAGTGCCAGAAGGAGAGATTGAAGTGAAAGCTGACATACCAGAGATTGATTCTAAAAAACTTGACGTGAAAATTAAGAGGCCAAGCTTTTCATTCCCGAAATTTGGATTCTCTAAAACTGAGATGAAGGCATCAGAAGCAGATTTAAGTCTTCCACATGCTGATGTGTCTGTAACAGAAGTAAATATAGACCTGGAAGGAGCAGAAATTGAAACAAAAGTAGCAACTGATGATTTACAACAAAAAGATGAAACCAAGTTTGGCTCTCCAACAAAGATTAAACTTCCCTCAATAACTTTACCAAAATTTGGAGCTAAAGTCTCAAAGGAGGAAGTAGACATTGCTTCTGTAGATTTACAGGCTAAAGGAGTTGACATAACTCTAGCAGATGCAGAATTAAAATTGTCAACTGAGCCAGTGTTAGTTGATATAAAAGGACCTGAAATACAACTAGAGGAGAAATCACTATGTGTAGATATGAAGTCAAAGGACATTCAAACTGAAAAGCAAGGGAGTACATTTAAATTGCCTAAATTTGGGATCAGCCTTCCTGAGGTTAAAGGACCAAATATAGGTTCCAGTTCAGCTAAGGCAGAGATGGACAGTTCTATAGAAGAGGGAAAGATGGAAGTACATCTAACTGACACTAAAGTGCCAGAAGGAGAAATTGAAGTGAAAACTGACATACCAGAAATGGATTCTAAAAAACTTGTTGTGAAAATTAAGAAGCCAAGCTTTTCGTTCCCCAAATTTGGATTCTCTAAAACTGAGATGAAGGCATCAGAAGCAGATTTAAGTCTTCCACATGCTGATGTGTCTGTAACAGAAGTAAATGTAGACCTGGAAGGGGcaaaaatagacacaaaagtaGCAAcagatgatatagaacaaaaagATGAAACTAAGTTTGGCTCTCCAACAAAGTTTAAACTCCCCTCAATAACTCTCCCAAAATTTGGAGCTAAAGCACCTAAGGAGGTTGTAGAGATATCTGCTGTGGATGTACAAACCAAAGGACATGATATAAGTCTACCAGATTCTGAATTAGAAATTTCAGCTGAGAAATTATCAGTTGATGTAAAGATGCCTGATGTAAACACACAGGGGAAATCACTCAGTGTTGATATGAAGGCTCAGGAAATCCTAATTGAAGGTCAGGGGAGTACGTTCAAATTGCCAAAATTCGGGATCAGCCTTCCTGAGGTAAAAGGTCCAAAAATAGATTTAAGTACAACCAAAACAGATGTTGATGTTCCTCTTCCAGAGGCAAAGATGGAAGTGCATCTGCCTGATATTGAAGTGTCAGACgaaacagccaaaataaaagcAGATTTACCAAAAATAGATTCTGATGGTACTGATATGAAAACTAAGCAACCAAGCTTTTCATTCCCTAAATTTGGATTTTCCAAATCTGAGATGAAGGTCCAAGAAGCTGATGTAAAATTTCCACAGGCTGATGTTTCAATAGAAAAAGGAGAAATAGACCTGGAAGTATCAAACAAAGAAGTAAAAGGAACAACAGATGATTTTCAACAAAAGGACAAAACCAAGTTTGGCTCTCCTACAAAGTTTAAACTTCCTTCAATCACACTCCCAAAATTTGGAGCTAAAGTCCCAAAGGAGGAAGTAGACATTGCTGGTGTAGATGTACAAGCTAAAGGAATTGCCATAAGTCTACCAGAGTCAGAGTTAAAATTGTCAGCAGAGCCCGTGTTAATTGATATAAAAGGACCTGAAATACAACATGAGGAGACCTCACTCCTTGTAGATATGAAAGCCCAGGACATTCCAACTGAAAAGCAAGGGAGTACATTTAAATTGCCAAAATTTGGGATCAGCCTTCCTGAGGTTAAAGGACCAAAACTAGGTTCCAGTTCAGCAAAGACAGAGAAGGACATTTCTGTACCAGAGGGAAAGATGGAAGTGCATCTACCTGACACTAAAGTGCCAGAAGGGGAGATTAAAGTGAAAACTGACATACCAGAAATGGATTCTAAAAAACTTGATGTGAAAATGAAAAGACCAAGCTTTTCATTCCCCAAATTTGGATTTTCTAAAACTGAGATGAAGGCATCAGAAGCAGATTTAAGTCTTCCACATGCTGATGTGTCTGTAACAGAAGTAAATGTAGACCTGGAAGTGGcaaaaatagacacaaaagtaGCAACTGATGATTTGGAACAAAAAGATGAAACTAAGTTTGGCTCTCCAACAAAGTTTAAACTTCCCTCAATAACTCTCCCAAAATTTAGAGCAAAAGCACCTAAGGAGGTTGTAGAGATATCTGCCGTCGATGTACAAGCCAAAGGACATGATATAAGTCTACCAGATGCCGAATTAGAAATGTCAGCTGAGAAATTATCTGTTGATGTAAAGTTGCCTGATGTAAACACACAGGGGAAATCACTCAGTGTTGATATGAAGGCTCAGGAAATCCCAATTGAAGGTCAAGGGAGTACGTTCAAATTGCCAAAATTCGGGATCAGCCTTCCTGAGGTAAAAGGTCCAAAACTAGATTTAAGTACAACCAAAACAGATGTTGAGGTTTCTCTTCCAGAGGCAAAGATGGAAGTGCATCTACCTGATATTGAAGTGTCAGACgaaacagccaaaataaaagcAGATTTACCAAAAATAGATTCTGAAGGTATTGATATGAAAACTAAGCAACCAAGCTTTTCATTCCCTAAATTTGGATTTTCCAAATCTGAGAGGAAGGCTCCAAAAGCTGAAGTAAGTTTTCCACAGGCTGATGTTTCAATAGAAAAAGGAAATATAGACCTGGAAGGatcaaaaaaagaaattaaagtgACAACCGATATTGATATTGAACAAAAGGACAAAACCAAGTTTGGCTCTCCTACAAAGTTTAAGCTTCCTTCAATCACATTCCCAAAATTTGGGGCTAAAATCTCAAAGGAGGAAGCAGACATTGCTGATGTAGATGTACATGCTAAAGGACTTGACATAAGTCTACCAGAGTCAGAGTTAAAATTGTCAGCTGAGCCATTGTTAATTGATGTAAAAGGACCTGAAATACAACTTGAAGAGAAATCACTCCCTGTAGAAATGAAGGCCCAGGACGTTCCAGCTGAAAAGCAAGGGACTACATTTAAATTGCCTAAATTTGGGATCAGTCTTCCTGAGGTTAAAGGACCAAAACTAGGTTCCAGTTCAGCCAAGGCAGAGATGGAGAGTTCTATACAAGAGGGAAAGATGGAAGTGCATCTACCTGACACTAAAGTGCCTAAAGGGGATATTGAAGTGAAAACTGACATACCAGAAATCGATTCTAAAAAACTTGATGTGAAAATGAAAAGACCAAGCTTT from Hoplias malabaricus isolate fHopMal1 chromosome 8, fHopMal1.hap1, whole genome shotgun sequence includes:
- the LOC136705324 gene encoding neuroblast differentiation-associated protein AHNAK-like isoform X2 produces the protein MCDCFHLAFPNWHGPATGAGRRLRGPEQDTEDDSVCDEPEILEGERPRPQGSSPVEEFPAEKKAEDNIDIPHKSGSIKKSRRVGFGSLFDKRSSAKMRETEDIQGDGTEVIVKMVKETCAEGLIVTGGGKEGIFIKEVKPDSPASRHLTVKEGDQILSATVYFDNVSYEDALQILEHAHPYKMEFCLRRKVESPIPEDYDIHPEDNEGGSPQMRSPRKKKQQDRISWPKFPTFGKAHRAQFKRSHSTSEAEEHKKLEMSPPTSDTESPCKSPLKSPDGKDKKKKQKIKLKMKGHRSKSAEDTQRKENELTSENSEISQGQDEAEYKDLPKTASEHAFPNVSEVEIQHKVHLISLTNTLKTTDVSDALTGLSGVDIKTQEEGKVEISKLKVSIPQKEKSELDRDSQAKDILRISRTSDPSTYDTVVCPVTMSEAETSQLYTDVNTEEISKDSSVKKQESGSKKEEMPKPDISVDLSDVGALKSLPRPGSDKQWKERTVFENETYGIRTRGPLADMATSKTYFASTVNGLQFMPSDSFETTKASDVSETVTIISQPKPNDLSADLATDAKDSALEINVSRLPMETNFDDILAGPEKRSKSEYKLPKVKDHSGIVIQEPVRMTQVELKNLPKREDIEIPGMEDKVSKRSHQTAGIKVPKLEKIINITKEREIQAQRADEDFNVEDVKEAVSKFPALKLPEGDITGVLVQREITIMEMKADKTNITPRGSPRKISSTSDDYSMQITKTKIGKEESSGTDLEEGMVIKVSNVQQPYADEQTVTMTKIDYTKPKGETQQIKSDKVLITGDGKTGDIKFKLPKREDIEIPGMEAIEESIVQTTDIKVKKDLHQTPELQGISSSILVEQPSAQISHTEVTQRHIGKKSKITQMCMPSIGITKPDIRFPDIGIELPTKEVTSKKDTGEIKEVKLEVDVPHIDIKLKDISGPKTATDHKITKMKTSLPDTKVKLPAQSADIKYSDEDTVDHIVNVEMMDIKTEMQSRKFKLPKFEISIPEVKAPKMIVSASRKDVPKGTSEWSEDISAMDVDIREPKETFDISVDYGHIKEDKISVSDVKLKLPAKTSPEPKKSPDTQMKLPIRPLSFDMEKPEIEEDTKTLFVNMNAKESQNEGQAKKFKLPKFGIKFPEVKGPKLDLSAAKTDLEISLPERKIEVPHQDGEVQELETKVKAVPELESKNIDLKTLPTASSFPIFGLSKSEVKVPDTGVSQAEGSIGLDANITVTIENASKVHQKDERKFGSPTKFKLPSISLPKFGAKVPKEEVDIASVDVQAKEFDIRLPDSELKLSAEPVLVDVKEPEIQHEEKSLSVDMKSQDIQTETQGSTFKLPKFGISLPEVKGPKLGTSSTKTEKDISVPEGKMEVHLHDTKVLEGEIEVKTDIPEMDSKKLDVKMKRPSFSFPKFGFSKTEMKASEADLSLPHADVSVTEVNVDLEGAKIDTKVATDDIEQKDETKFGSPTKFKLPSITLPKFGAKAPKEVVEISAVDVQTKGHDISLPDSELEISAEKLSVDVKMPDVNTQGKSLSVDMKAQEIPIQGQGSTFKLPKFGISLPEVKGPKLDLSTTKTDVDVPLPEANMEVNLPDIEVSDETAKIKADLPKIDSKGIDMKTKQPSFSFPKFGFSKSERKAPETEVSFPQADVSVEKGNIDLEGSKKEIKVTADIDIEQKDKTKFGSPTKFKLPSITLPKFGAKVPKEEVDIAGVDVQAKGIAISLPESELKLSAEPVLIDIKGPEIQHEETSLLVDMKAQDIPTEKQGSTFKLPKFGISLPEVKGPKLGSSSAKTEKDISVPEGKMEVHLPDSKVPEGETEVKTDIPEMDSKKFDVKMKRPSFSFPKFGFSKTEMKAPEADLSIPHADMSVTEVNVDLEAAKMDTKVATDDLEQKDETRFGSPTKFKLPSITLPKFGAKAPKEVVEISAVDVQAKGHDISLPDAELEMSAETLSVDVKMPDVNTQGKSLSVDMKAQEIPIQGQGSTFKLPKFGISLPEVKGPKIDLSTTKTDVDVPLPVAKMEVHLPHIEVSDETAKIKADLPKIDSDCTDMKTKQPSFSFPKFGFSKSEMKAQEADVKCPQADVSIEKGEIDLEVSNKEVKGTTDDFEQKGKTKFGSPTKFKLPSITLPKFGAKVPKEEVDIAGVDVQAKGIAISLPESELKLSAEPVLIDIKGPEIQHEENSLLVDMKAQDIPTEKQGSIFKLPKFGISLPEVKGPKLGSSSAKTEKDISVPEGKMEVHLPDTKVPEGEIEVKTDIPEMDSKKLDVKMKRPSFSFPKFGFSKTEMKASEADLSLPHADVSVTEVNVDLEVAKIDTKVATDDLEQKDETRFGSPTKFKLPSITLPQFGAKAPKEVVEISAVDVQAKGHDISLPDAELEMSAETLSVDVKMPDVNTQGKSLSVDMKAQEIPIQGQGSTFKLPKFGISLPEVKGPKLDLSTTKTDVDVPLPETKMEVHLPDIEVSGETAKIKADLPKIDSEGTDIKTKHPSFSFPKFGFSKSEMKAQEADVKFPQADVSIEKGEIDLEVSNKEVKGTTDDFEQKGKTKFGSPTKFKLPSITLPKFGAKVPKEEVNIDAVELQAKGLDITLADAELKLSAEPVIVDVKGPEIQHEEKSLPVDMKSQDIRIEKQGSTFKLPKFGISLPEVKGPKMGSSSLKAEKNISVPEGKMEVHLPDTKVPEGEIEVKADIPEIDSKKLDVKIKRPSFSFPKFGFSKTEMKASEADLSLPHADVSVTEVNIDLEGAEIETKVATDDLQQKDETKFGSPTKIKLPSITLPKFGAKVSKEEVDIASVDLQAKGVDITLADAELKLSTEPVLVDIKGPEIQLEEKSLCVDMKSKDIQTEKQGSTFKLPKFGISLPEVKGPNIGSSSAKAEMDSSIEEGKMEVHLTDTKVPEGEIEVKTDIPEMDSKKLVVKIKKPSFSFPKFGFSKTEMKASEADLSLPHADVSVTEVNVDLEGAKIDTKVATDDIEQKDETKFGSPTKFKLPSITLPKFGAKAPKEVVEISAVDVQTKGHDISLPDSELEISAEKLSVDVKMPDVNTQGKSLSVDMKAQEILIEGQGSTFKLPKFGISLPEVKGPKIDLSTTKTDVDVPLPEAKMEVHLPDIEVSDETAKIKADLPKIDSDGTDMKTKQPSFSFPKFGFSKSEMKVQEADVKFPQADVSIEKGEIDLEVSNKEVKGTTDDFQQKDKTKFGSPTKFKLPSITLPKFGAKVPKEEVDIAGVDVQAKGIAISLPESELKLSAEPVLIDIKGPEIQHEETSLLVDMKAQDIPTEKQGSTFKLPKFGISLPEVKGPKLGSSSAKTEKDISVPEGKMEVHLPDTKVPEGEIKVKTDIPEMDSKKLDVKMKRPSFSFPKFGFSKTEMKASEADLSLPHADVSVTEVNVDLEVAKIDTKVATDDLEQKDETKFGSPTKFKLPSITLPKFRAKAPKEVVEISAVDVQAKGHDISLPDAELEMSAEKLSVDVKLPDVNTQGKSLSVDMKAQEIPIEGQGSTFKLPKFGISLPEVKGPKLDLSTTKTDVEVSLPEAKMEVHLPDIEVSDETAKIKADLPKIDSEGIDMKTKQPSFSFPKFGFSKSERKAPKAEVSFPQADVSIEKGNIDLEGSKKEIKVTTDIDIEQKDKTKFGSPTKFKLPSITFPKFGAKISKEEADIADVDVHAKGLDISLPESELKLSAEPLLIDVKGPEIQLEEKSLPVEMKAQDVPAEKQGTTFKLPKFGISLPEVKGPKLGSSSAKAEMESSIQEGKMEVHLPDTKVPKGDIEVKTDIPEIDSKKLDVKMKRPSFSFPKFGFSKTEIKATEADLSLPHADVSVAEVNIDLEEAKKYMKVATDGPKDRTKFGIEMLNVTPEMQVDLPEIDSKGLDVKPKQTNISFPKFGLPRSQSKVPEADVNLPNADVTVELEGTQTHITVSTGQVEGTKNDSPTKFTLPSVKLPKSSILEIKAPDLSFPKSSSAQAGTSMQEKTTQQDVIQSQETKEKEYTAVKGSPNKFKLPSFKMPTFGNTAQKTPETSLEVAQPKRDIAETHDFQAEPDIKDTAQQPPEAAVKMEEGEKGSTSKFKLPTIKMSKIGISKTKSKDDYKDATNMSVTLPEVIVEAKHKEDTQGHDKSSRLTIGDVLMGFDVEFNMPSLDEIEGTKTDTSTPARLENEKGANYEPSTEGIAKYKEGGTQEISVLKFKLPKLGFNVSSDEGNKIADQEATLENSEKQSLDQTYQKPENLSKPEKPSWFRFPKFSSPTKTTTLAEKESSHPPEKTEDSPVSHLKEEPEQSSSKENEEDSVSPTLSLRSSDAFADPGLN